The sequence below is a genomic window from Ciceribacter thiooxidans.
CAGATGGCCGATGGTGAGATTGCGAAGGATACTCCAGAGCGGGAACGTACCATTCAGCGAACGGTCGCCGGCGACGAAGGCGACGGAGGCCTTCCGTGTCGGGAGCCAATTGCTGCAGTTGCGGCCAAAGAGATCGAGCAGGGTCTCCGTCTGGCCGTGGCCGGCGAGGCCGGCAAGGCCGATGATCTCGCCCCTGCGTGCGCGGAAGTCGATGGTGCTGCCGCGACGTGCCGGCAGGTCGAGAACGACCGGCGCGGAGCTGGCGTTGCTGCGGCCTTCGGCCTTGCTGCGTTCCTTGACCACGCTTCCCATGGTTTCGACGAGGCTGCGCACCGAGAAACCGTCGGCCGGGCGTGACGCTACGACCTTGCCATCCTTCATCACCACGATGCGGTCGGCGGTCGAGAGGATTTCACCGAGAATATGCGAAATGAAGAGGACGGATCCGCCCTCGGAGACGAAGCGGCGGACATAGGCGAGCAATTGCTCCGCCAGGCCGGCATCGAGTGACGAAGTCGGCTCGTCGAGGATTACCAGCTTCGGCCTTTCGGTGACCGTCAGGAAATTGATGGCGATCTCCACCATCTGGCGTTCGGCGATCGAGAGATCTCCCACTTGGGAGGAGGCCTCGATGCGGTTGCCGGGAAAGATCTCGTCGAGCTTCTTGCGAACCAGCCCGCTGGCCTTCGTGCGCCAGCCGAAGCCCTGAAGGCCGGCGTGCATCAGGCGCGTGTTTTCCGCGACCGTCAGGTTCGGGCAGAGCGACAGCTCCTGGAAGACGCAGCGCACGCCGGCGGCGCGAGCCGCGGAAATCCCGCTGGCCGCCTCTCCGGCGTAGGAGATCGAGCCCTGGTGCGGCGTCAGGACACCGTTGATGACGTTGACGATGGTCGACTTGCCGGCACCGTTATGGCCGACCAGACCGATGGCTTCTCCGGCTCCGACCTCGAGATCGACGCCGTTCAGCGCCTTCACCGCGCCGAACTCGATCCTGACGCCTTGAACTGAAACAAC
It includes:
- a CDS encoding sugar ABC transporter ATP-binding protein produces the protein MPGTNTVVSVQGVRIEFGAVKALNGVDLEVGAGEAIGLVGHNGAGKSTIVNVINGVLTPHQGSISYAGEAASGISAARAAGVRCVFQELSLCPNLTVAENTRLMHAGLQGFGWRTKASGLVRKKLDEIFPGNRIEASSQVGDLSIAERQMVEIAINFLTVTERPKLVILDEPTSSLDAGLAEQLLAYVRRFVSEGGSVLFISHILGEILSTADRIVVMKDGKVVASRPADGFSVRSLVETMGSVVKERSKAEGRSNASSAPVVLDLPARRGSTIDFRARRGEIIGLAGLAGHGQTETLLDLFGRNCSNWLPTRKASVAFVAGDRSLNGTFPLWSILRNLTIGHLRALASLGTVDTGREDAVGADWKERIAIKTPDLANPILSLSGGNQQKVLFARALSGDAETVLMDDPMRGVDIGTKQEVYSILRSEAAAGRTFIWYSTEMDEICLCDRVYVFRDGAIVAELMGDEISEDHVLAASFSGEAA